One genomic segment of Thermovibrio guaymasensis includes these proteins:
- a CDS encoding YebC/PmpR family DNA-binding transcriptional regulator, which translates to MAGHSKWANIRHRKAAQDAKRGKIYTKLAREITVAAREGGGDPEKNPRLRAAIEKARKFNMPKENIERAIKRGTGELKGETYEEVTYEGYGPGGVAIIVKCLTDNRNRTASEVRHVFSKHGGNLGTSGCVSYLFERKGVITVSAEKFDEETVMMAAIDAGAEDVVNEDGRFVIYTDPSDLEAVRKGLIDAGIEIEEAKLDLIPTTTTRVEGENAQKVLKLLMALEELDDVQEVYSNFDMPEEVMNNA; encoded by the coding sequence ATGGCTGGACACTCCAAGTGGGCGAACATTCGTCATAGAAAGGCCGCTCAGGATGCCAAGAGGGGAAAGATATACACAAAGCTTGCCCGTGAGATTACTGTCGCTGCCAGAGAAGGGGGAGGAGATCCTGAGAAAAACCCCCGTTTAAGGGCAGCAATAGAGAAAGCCCGTAAGTTCAATATGCCAAAGGAGAATATTGAAAGGGCTATAAAGAGAGGAACTGGAGAGCTTAAGGGAGAGACTTACGAGGAGGTTACTTACGAAGGATACGGTCCAGGTGGAGTTGCGATAATTGTTAAGTGTCTTACCGACAACAGGAACAGGACCGCTTCAGAGGTAAGGCACGTCTTTTCAAAACATGGTGGAAACTTAGGAACTTCCGGTTGCGTTTCTTACCTTTTTGAAAGGAAAGGAGTAATTACTGTTTCGGCAGAGAAGTTTGACGAAGAGACTGTTATGATGGCTGCCATTGATGCTGGAGCTGAAGATGTAGTTAACGAAGATGGACGTTTTGTAATCTACACAGATCCTAGTGACCTTGAAGCTGTAAGGAAGGGACTAATTGATGCTGGGATAGAGATTGAAGAGGCTAAACTTGACTTGATTCCTACGACAACGACGAGGGTTGAAGGGGAAAACGCCCAAAAGGTACTTAAACTCCTCATGGCCCTTGAAGAGCTTGATGACGTTCAAGAGGTCTATTCAAACTTTGATATGCCTGAAGAGGTTATGAATAATGCGTAA
- a CDS encoding TatD family hydrolase — protein MIDTHAHIHFPQFDEDREEVIKECEEKLDAVITVGCDLEDSKKAIEVAGQGRNIYASVGIHPHEAKNYSEKDYERLVEIVRSSSKVVALGEMGLDFYRNISPKEKQYEIFKMQVEAARELDLPVIIHTRNAAKEMAEFIKKEFKGELKGVIHCFSGEKVLLEAALDEGLYISYAGPVTYPRNEELRETLRYVPSSRLLVETDSPYLAPQPVRGRRNKPTYVAYTAKVISEYLNLSFSDIDRITTVNAKRLFGIPLTDEEKRERLVYKVGNRLYINLSTRCPCSCKFCFRGVEDYILGYNLNLKREPIAEEYMYRIKNPKVYDEIVFCGYGEPFERFDDLTKIAKWIKKFSKDTPIRVDTCGLGYLITGREDLLDHLKGLVDSFSVSVNASSPEEYYKVVRPSFGKGSWESLLKFIKDAVSKGFKVTITAVDYPGFNKDDFEKLAETLGVPYRIRPYKRFRNWQS, from the coding sequence TTGATAGACACCCACGCACACATACACTTTCCTCAGTTTGATGAGGACAGGGAAGAGGTAATTAAGGAGTGTGAAGAAAAGCTTGATGCTGTTATAACGGTTGGATGCGACCTTGAGGATAGCAAAAAGGCCATAGAGGTTGCCGGTCAAGGGAGGAATATTTATGCCTCTGTAGGTATTCATCCTCACGAGGCAAAGAACTACTCAGAGAAAGACTATGAAAGGTTGGTTGAGATTGTAAGGAGCTCTTCTAAGGTAGTTGCCCTCGGTGAGATGGGACTTGACTTCTATAGAAACATCTCTCCCAAGGAGAAGCAGTACGAAATCTTTAAGATGCAGGTTGAGGCAGCTAGGGAGCTAGACTTGCCCGTTATAATCCACACCAGAAATGCTGCTAAGGAGATGGCCGAATTTATTAAAAAGGAATTCAAAGGGGAATTAAAAGGAGTTATTCACTGCTTTAGCGGTGAAAAAGTTCTCCTTGAAGCAGCTCTTGATGAGGGACTCTACATCTCCTACGCCGGTCCCGTTACCTATCCTAGGAACGAAGAGTTGAGGGAAACTTTGAGGTACGTTCCCTCTTCAAGACTTTTAGTTGAAACCGATTCACCTTACCTTGCACCTCAGCCGGTAAGGGGCAGGAGAAATAAACCAACCTACGTTGCTTATACAGCAAAGGTCATTTCTGAATATTTGAACCTCTCTTTCAGCGATATCGACAGGATAACTACCGTTAATGCTAAGAGGCTGTTTGGTATCCCTTTAACTGATGAGGAGAAGAGGGAGAGGCTTGTATATAAGGTAGGTAATCGGCTCTATATAAACCTTAGTACAAGATGTCCTTGTTCGTGTAAGTTCTGTTTTAGGGGAGTTGAGGATTACATACTTGGCTATAACTTAAACCTCAAAAGGGAGCCCATAGCTGAAGAGTACATGTACAGGATTAAGAATCCAAAAGTTTACGATGAGATAGTCTTTTGCGGTTACGGTGAACCCTTTGAAAGGTTTGATGACTTAACGAAAATAGCAAAGTGGATTAAAAAGTTCTCAAAGGATACTCCCATAAGGGTTGATACCTGCGGTCTTGGTTACCTCATAACTGGTAGGGAGGATTTACTAGATCACCTAAAAGGCCTTGTGGATTCTTTTAGCGTTAGCGTTAACGCTTCAAGTCCTGAAGAGTACTATAAAGTAGTAAGGCCATCCTTTGGAAAAGGAAGTTGGGAGAGTCTACTGAAGTTTATTAAAGATGCGGTCAGTAAAGGTTTTAAAGTTACAATTACGGCTGTTGATTATCCCGGTTTTAATAAAGACGACTTTGAGAAATTGGCAGAGACTCTGGGAGTTCCCTATAGAATAAGACCATATAAGAGGTTTAGGAATTGGCAAAGTTAG
- a CDS encoding SPOR domain-containing protein — MERDRKLVILVSLATVVIFVFSYAVGYFVGKQAGIKEERAKCELEKKQIVKTFARIAPVSRPQPQIEEKIVAPKEQEQVEEKEKSEESEKVVKEEEPVATPSQTNQTEESVGEVEEKESSSKPQGTGTLKAESSTGTFEKAEKLYYLQVGVFKNRANAVRLASELKSKGFNAKTEFLGDYARVIVGYFKSWQEANAVRKELLNSGYKSILKWRKD; from the coding sequence ATGGAGAGGGATAGGAAACTGGTGATTTTAGTTTCTTTGGCTACCGTTGTTATTTTTGTTTTTTCCTACGCCGTTGGCTACTTTGTTGGAAAGCAGGCTGGTATAAAGGAGGAGAGGGCAAAGTGCGAGTTGGAGAAGAAACAGATAGTTAAAACATTTGCCCGTATAGCTCCCGTTTCAAGACCCCAGCCTCAAATAGAGGAAAAAATAGTGGCTCCTAAAGAGCAAGAACAGGTGGAGGAGAAGGAGAAGAGTGAGGAAAGTGAGAAAGTTGTTAAAGAGGAGGAACCAGTTGCTACTCCTTCCCAAACTAATCAAACAGAGGAGAGTGTAGGAGAAGTAGAGGAAAAGGAGAGTTCCTCTAAACCTCAAGGAACAGGGACCTTAAAGGCTGAGTCGTCCACTGGTACTTTTGAAAAGGCAGAAAAGCTTTACTACCTTCAGGTTGGTGTCTTTAAGAACAGAGCAAATGCAGTAAGGCTTGCAAGTGAGTTAAAGAGTAAGGGATTCAATGCAAAAACTGAATTTTTAGGTGATTACGCAAGAGTTATCGTCGGCTATTTTAAGAGCTGGCAAGAGGCAAATGCCGTTAGGAAGGAGCTCTTAAACTCAGGTTACAAAAGCATACTCAAGTGGAGGAAGGATTGA
- a CDS encoding lytic transglycosylase domain-containing protein codes for MRKLLPLLLLFTFSSSYGEDLKGFVLSESTELLMCFSGKRECSSLLNIPWDEPYFQFWRSYYENKWNRLKLFSQVDNFKVYYPIVKRILREEGLPEDLALLAVIESNGKPWAVSKAGAAGLWQLMPGTARRLGLKVSWFIDERFDVEKSTRAAAKYLKELYEEFGRWDLAIAAYNAGPGRIKERLKKLGADEFWDLTKLPDETLNYVPKFYAVLSLIHEKGFLNRPTKERLIKIKVASRTSLYRISRKLGVPFRELYRFNRQFKRKVVPSGYYVYVPERKVGNFAVLKYYKDKKIFLYSPRRSERITKIARTFGVSPSLIRKLNGLRRNVVYRGEAIIIVKAEKGEINSNG; via the coding sequence ATGCGTAAACTCCTCCCCCTTCTCCTTCTCTTTACGTTTTCTTCGTCTTACGGGGAGGACTTAAAAGGCTTTGTTTTATCGGAGTCAACTGAGCTTTTAATGTGCTTTTCGGGGAAGAGGGAGTGCTCTTCCCTCCTCAATATTCCATGGGATGAGCCCTACTTTCAGTTTTGGAGGTCGTACTACGAAAATAAGTGGAACAGGTTAAAGCTCTTTTCCCAGGTTGATAATTTTAAGGTTTACTATCCAATTGTTAAGAGGATACTAAGAGAAGAGGGATTGCCCGAAGACCTTGCCCTATTAGCAGTTATAGAGAGCAATGGAAAACCTTGGGCAGTTTCAAAGGCTGGAGCTGCCGGTTTGTGGCAGCTCATGCCTGGAACTGCAAGGAGGCTTGGCCTTAAAGTTAGCTGGTTCATTGATGAAAGGTTTGACGTTGAGAAGTCAACAAGGGCTGCTGCAAAGTACTTGAAGGAACTCTACGAAGAGTTTGGCAGATGGGACCTTGCCATTGCTGCCTATAATGCAGGTCCTGGGAGGATAAAGGAGAGGTTAAAGAAACTAGGAGCAGATGAGTTTTGGGATTTAACAAAACTTCCGGATGAGACTTTAAACTACGTTCCAAAGTTTTATGCAGTTCTCTCTTTGATCCACGAGAAAGGCTTTTTAAATAGGCCTACTAAGGAAAGGTTGATAAAAATAAAAGTTGCTTCAAGGACGAGTTTATACAGGATTTCACGTAAGCTCGGAGTTCCCTTTAGAGAACTCTACAGGTTTAACAGACAGTTTAAGAGAAAAGTTGTACCTTCAGGTTACTACGTCTATGTTCCTGAGAGGAAAGTTGGTAATTTTGCAGTTTTAAAGTACTATAAAGATAAGAAAATTTTCCTCTATTCACCTAGAAGATCTGAAAGGATTACTAAGATTGCAAGGACCTTTGGAGTTTCCCCTTCATTAATAAGGAAACTGAACGGACTTAGGCGTAACGTGGTTTATAGAGGAGAGGCAATAATAATAGTTAAGGCGGAAAAGGGAGAGATAAACAGTAATGGATAG
- the hypF gene encoding carbamoyltransferase HypF, translating into MRLKVNVTGVVQGVGFRPFVYRLARELNLKGFVLNNELGVTIEVEGSKEKLIEFLGRLQEEKPPAAAIYSISSQFLEEVGYREFEIKKSQKGGEVKVSILPDLATCNDCLRELFDPKDRRYLYPFINCTNCGPRYTIILSLPYDRENTTMKDFKMCPECEREYNDPLNRRFHAQPNACPVCGPHVWLIDSQGKRVAEREEAIKGVAQWIREGKIVAIKGLGGFHLVCDATNEEALRELRLRKRREEKPFAVMFKDIEQVKEFAQVSPLEKVALRRVEAPIVILKSKGKLPKEVSPDTQTVGAFLPYTPLHHILLREVGKPIVATSCNLTDEPIMKDNEEVLREVGRLVDGALLHNREIARRCDDSVVRVMGGKIVPIRRSRGFAPLPILLPFNLKRSVLALGPHMKVTVALGRENRVYLSQHIGDVDNLKAEEFLKETVRDLTKLLEVEPEVVVCDYHPGYFTTKWGKEEFGRKLVQVYHHHAHAVSVMAENGLGVDEKVIALTFDGTGYGPDGTIWGGEFLIASYTEFKRELSLLPFPLPGGERAVKEPYRTAVSLLKLSGLEPSEVLGERKEVNFVSQMVERGVNSPITSSMGRLFDGISAILGLKEKVSYQAQGAIILEEVALKSSTKESLPVKVEGDKIDWREMVREVVRLKEKGVPAEDIARMFHNWVVKASVEGVKELREKYGIERVALSGGVFQNRLLTETLSETLKGEGFKVLTHQLVPPNDGGLSLGQAVYGGLVEKGS; encoded by the coding sequence ATGCGTTTAAAGGTAAATGTAACGGGAGTTGTTCAAGGGGTAGGTTTTAGACCCTTCGTCTACAGGCTTGCAAGAGAACTGAATCTAAAGGGTTTCGTTCTGAATAACGAACTTGGAGTAACGATTGAAGTAGAGGGAAGTAAGGAGAAACTAATTGAATTTTTAGGGAGACTTCAGGAGGAAAAACCTCCAGCGGCAGCAATTTACAGCATAAGCTCCCAGTTTCTTGAAGAGGTAGGGTACAGAGAGTTTGAAATTAAGAAGAGCCAGAAAGGAGGAGAAGTAAAGGTCTCTATTCTCCCAGACCTTGCAACCTGTAACGACTGTTTGAGGGAGCTCTTTGACCCTAAAGACCGAAGGTACCTCTACCCTTTCATAAACTGCACCAACTGCGGACCAAGGTACACAATAATCCTCTCACTTCCCTACGATAGGGAAAACACAACTATGAAAGACTTTAAAATGTGCCCAGAGTGTGAAAGGGAGTACAATGACCCTTTAAACAGGAGGTTTCACGCCCAACCAAACGCTTGTCCAGTCTGCGGTCCCCACGTTTGGCTTATTGATAGCCAAGGGAAGAGAGTTGCCGAAAGGGAAGAGGCAATAAAAGGCGTTGCCCAGTGGATTAGGGAAGGAAAGATAGTTGCCATAAAAGGACTTGGTGGTTTTCACCTTGTCTGCGATGCGACAAACGAAGAAGCCTTAAGGGAACTGCGCCTCAGGAAGAGGAGGGAAGAGAAACCCTTTGCGGTCATGTTTAAAGACATTGAACAGGTTAAGGAGTTTGCCCAAGTTTCCCCACTTGAGAAAGTTGCATTAAGGAGAGTTGAAGCTCCAATAGTCATTCTAAAGAGTAAGGGAAAACTCCCTAAAGAGGTTTCTCCAGATACCCAGACTGTTGGAGCCTTCCTGCCCTACACTCCTCTTCACCACATACTCCTAAGGGAAGTAGGAAAGCCAATAGTAGCAACCAGCTGTAACCTAACAGACGAACCAATTATGAAGGACAACGAAGAGGTTTTAAGGGAAGTTGGAAGACTCGTTGATGGAGCCCTCCTCCACAACAGGGAAATTGCCAGAAGGTGTGACGATTCCGTTGTAAGGGTCATGGGAGGTAAAATTGTTCCAATAAGGCGTTCTAGGGGATTTGCTCCTCTTCCCATTCTCCTTCCCTTTAACCTTAAAAGGAGTGTTTTAGCCCTTGGCCCCCACATGAAAGTTACAGTAGCTCTGGGAAGGGAGAACAGGGTATATCTATCCCAGCACATAGGTGACGTTGACAACCTTAAGGCAGAGGAGTTCCTAAAGGAAACGGTTAGGGACCTTACTAAACTCTTAGAGGTTGAGCCTGAAGTCGTAGTCTGTGATTACCATCCCGGCTACTTTACAACCAAGTGGGGAAAGGAGGAGTTTGGAAGGAAGTTGGTACAGGTTTACCACCACCACGCCCACGCAGTATCCGTCATGGCAGAGAACGGATTAGGAGTTGATGAGAAAGTTATCGCTCTGACCTTTGACGGGACAGGTTACGGTCCCGACGGAACCATTTGGGGAGGAGAGTTTCTGATTGCCTCCTACACGGAGTTTAAGAGGGAGCTCTCCCTCCTTCCCTTTCCCCTTCCCGGTGGGGAGAGAGCAGTTAAGGAACCTTATAGAACGGCAGTATCACTTCTCAAGCTGTCAGGGTTAGAGCCAAGCGAAGTTTTAGGAGAAAGAAAAGAGGTAAACTTCGTATCCCAAATGGTTGAAAGAGGAGTAAACTCTCCAATTACATCAAGTATGGGAAGGCTCTTTGACGGAATTTCGGCAATTTTGGGTCTTAAGGAGAAGGTCTCTTACCAAGCCCAAGGAGCAATTATCCTAGAGGAGGTCGCCCTTAAAAGTTCAACTAAAGAGAGCTTGCCCGTGAAGGTTGAAGGGGACAAAATTGACTGGAGAGAGATGGTTAGGGAAGTTGTTAGGTTAAAAGAAAAGGGAGTTCCCGCTGAGGACATAGCGAGAATGTTTCACAACTGGGTGGTTAAAGCCTCGGTAGAAGGAGTGAAAGAGCTCAGGGAAAAGTATGGGATAGAAAGGGTAGCCCTTTCAGGTGGAGTCTTCCAGAACAGGCTCTTAACGGAAACCCTCTCAGAAACCCTTAAAGGTGAAGGTTTTAAAGTCTTAACTCACCAACTGGTTCCTCCAAACGATGGAGGTTTATCTTTAGGTCAAGCAGTTTACGGAGGACTGGTTGAAAAAGGTAGTTAA
- the nikR gene encoding nickel-responsive transcriptional regulator NikR: MAKLVRFAVSIDEKLFTKFEELIEKRGYVSRSEAVRDLIRAALIEEDLKEDKFAFGTITLVYDHHQKELTERITDIEHSYLNNIISTMHIHIDHHHCLEVIAVKGKVGELKELSDRLLTLKGVKHGKLVFTGIEP, from the coding sequence TTGGCAAAGTTAGTAAGGTTTGCAGTCTCTATTGATGAGAAGCTATTTACTAAGTTTGAAGAACTTATAGAGAAGAGAGGTTACGTTAGCCGTTCTGAAGCTGTTAGGGACTTAATAAGAGCAGCTCTCATAGAGGAGGACTTGAAGGAGGATAAATTTGCCTTCGGAACAATTACTTTAGTTTACGACCATCATCAAAAGGAGCTTACCGAAAGGATTACAGATATTGAGCACAGTTACTTGAATAACATAATTTCAACGATGCACATCCACATAGACCACCACCACTGTCTTGAGGTAATAGCTGTAAAGGGGAAAGTTGGTGAGTTAAAGGAACTTTCTGATAGGCTTTTGACTCTTAAAGGAGTAAAGCACGGGAAGTTGGTATTTACCGGTATTGAGCCCTAA
- a CDS encoding tRNA (adenine-N1)-methyltransferase: MDRVKESDTVILFDPEKGKKYFLNLSLTKGEFNTEKGKLELSTLVGLPYGSTVKTHKGFEYVLLPCSLYEFIMYKLNRLTQIVYPKDAAFILLRLDVKPGDLVVESGIGSGALTAVFAQAVGPNGKVVSYEKREEFIKNALSNLRKLGLDGRVEVKHRDAGEGFDEKDADAVFLDLREPWLYIDKAYQALKTGRFLGILVPTANQVIETLKKLKELPFMDVEVCEILLRKYKTVPERFRPEDRMPAHTAYLIFARKLPEGVKVEW; encoded by the coding sequence ATGGATAGGGTGAAAGAGAGCGATACGGTAATCCTTTTTGATCCGGAAAAGGGAAAGAAGTACTTCCTTAACCTTTCCCTTACTAAGGGAGAGTTTAATACTGAAAAGGGAAAATTAGAACTCTCAACTCTTGTAGGCCTTCCTTACGGCTCAACCGTTAAGACACATAAAGGGTTTGAGTATGTACTCCTTCCCTGTTCCCTCTACGAGTTTATTATGTATAAACTTAACCGTTTGACCCAGATAGTTTACCCAAAGGACGCAGCTTTCATTCTCCTAAGGCTTGATGTAAAGCCTGGAGACCTGGTTGTTGAGAGCGGAATTGGAAGTGGAGCTCTAACAGCAGTATTTGCCCAGGCGGTTGGACCAAACGGTAAAGTTGTAAGTTACGAAAAGAGGGAGGAGTTCATAAAGAATGCCCTTTCAAACCTGAGGAAGTTGGGCCTAGATGGGAGAGTTGAAGTTAAGCACAGGGATGCTGGAGAGGGGTTTGACGAAAAGGACGCAGATGCAGTCTTCCTTGACCTAAGGGAACCCTGGCTTTACATTGATAAGGCTTATCAAGCTTTAAAGACTGGAAGGTTTTTAGGAATTTTAGTTCCAACTGCCAATCAGGTTATTGAAACTCTTAAAAAACTGAAGGAACTACCTTTTATGGACGTTGAGGTTTGCGAGATCCTTCTCAGGAAGTATAAGACTGTTCCTGAACGTTTTAGACCTGAAGATAGAATGCCTGCCCATACAGCCTACTTGATCTTTGCAAGGAAACTTCCTGAGGGGGTAAAGGTAGAGTGGTAG
- the argS gene encoding arginine--tRNA ligase, with amino-acid sequence MKELIKEKVKEVVSEIYGDDALEILERASFEKPKRKEFGDLATNVAFLLSKVVKQSPRAIAEEVVRKLSKFPEFEKVEVAGAGFINFTFSQELFSQILKEVVEEDFYTTNIGKGERVLLEYVSANPTGPLHVGHGRGAVVGDVLSRIMKLSGFEVEREFYINDAGRQIYLLGLSIYLRAKELKGEEVEFPEDAYRGEYILEVARELLKLRPDFLELPQEEAIKVASEFGKEFLLKKIQEDLKELKVEFDNWFSEKSLYEKGEVEEVLRILEEKGLIYEKEGAFWLKTTLFGDDKDRVVRRSNGEFTYFASDIAYHWDKIKRGYDRAIDIWGADHHGYIPRVKAAIEALGKDPDWLEVILIQLVKLFKGGKEVKMSKRKGDFVTLKWLMDEVGVDAVRFFFLLKRHDTPLDFDIDLALSTKSENPVYYVQYAHARLCSVLDKAKEEGFKPSSTNLNLLSSEEERELISMCYLLRYELQAAALKREPHRLTYYLIDLASTLHRFYNKHRVVNREDRELTEARLYLVEGVRRTIEIGLGILNVKAPRRM; translated from the coding sequence ATGAAGGAGCTGATTAAAGAGAAAGTTAAAGAAGTTGTATCTGAAATATACGGTGATGACGCTCTGGAAATCCTTGAGAGGGCTTCATTTGAAAAGCCAAAGAGGAAGGAGTTTGGGGACCTTGCTACTAACGTTGCTTTCCTCCTCTCAAAGGTCGTTAAACAGAGTCCAAGGGCAATTGCTGAGGAAGTGGTTAGGAAACTTTCAAAGTTTCCAGAGTTTGAAAAGGTTGAAGTTGCAGGGGCTGGATTTATTAACTTCACATTTAGCCAGGAGCTCTTTTCACAGATACTTAAGGAGGTCGTAGAGGAGGATTTTTACACTACCAATATAGGTAAGGGAGAAAGGGTTCTCCTTGAGTACGTTTCTGCAAATCCTACAGGACCTTTACACGTAGGGCACGGTAGGGGTGCCGTTGTCGGTGATGTCCTTTCGCGGATTATGAAGTTGTCTGGATTTGAGGTTGAGAGGGAATTTTACATAAACGATGCTGGAAGGCAGATTTACCTCCTTGGCCTTTCAATCTACCTAAGGGCAAAGGAGTTAAAGGGTGAGGAAGTTGAGTTCCCAGAGGATGCGTACAGGGGCGAGTACATCCTTGAGGTTGCAAGGGAGCTCTTAAAATTAAGGCCAGATTTCTTAGAGCTCCCCCAGGAAGAGGCAATAAAGGTTGCCTCAGAGTTTGGTAAAGAGTTCCTCCTTAAGAAAATCCAAGAAGACCTTAAAGAGCTGAAGGTTGAGTTTGATAACTGGTTTAGCGAAAAGAGTCTCTACGAGAAGGGAGAGGTCGAGGAAGTTTTGAGAATTTTAGAGGAGAAGGGTCTGATTTACGAGAAGGAGGGAGCTTTCTGGCTTAAAACGACCCTGTTTGGAGACGATAAAGATAGGGTAGTTAGGCGTTCAAACGGTGAGTTTACCTACTTTGCCTCAGATATAGCTTACCACTGGGATAAAATTAAAAGGGGTTACGATAGGGCTATAGATATCTGGGGGGCCGACCATCACGGTTATATTCCCAGGGTTAAGGCTGCAATTGAGGCCCTCGGTAAAGATCCAGACTGGCTTGAAGTTATCTTGATACAGCTTGTTAAACTCTTTAAGGGTGGCAAAGAAGTAAAGATGTCAAAGAGGAAGGGGGATTTTGTTACCCTTAAGTGGCTTATGGATGAGGTTGGAGTTGATGCAGTTCGCTTCTTCTTCCTACTTAAGAGGCACGATACTCCCTTAGACTTTGATATTGACCTTGCACTGTCAACTAAGAGCGAAAACCCTGTTTACTACGTTCAGTATGCCCATGCTAGACTCTGTAGCGTTCTTGATAAGGCAAAGGAAGAAGGATTTAAACCATCTTCTACTAACCTTAACCTCCTCTCCTCAGAGGAGGAGAGGGAGCTTATCTCAATGTGTTACCTCTTAAGGTATGAACTTCAGGCGGCTGCACTGAAGAGGGAACCTCATAGGTTAACGTACTACCTCATTGATCTAGCCTCAACCCTCCACAGGTTCTACAACAAGCATAGAGTTGTAAATAGGGAGGATAGGGAACTTACTGAAGCGAGGTTATACTTAGTTGAGGGGGTAAGGAGGACGATTGAAATTGGTCTTGGGATACTAAACGTTAAAGCACCGAGGAGGATGTGA
- a CDS encoding nickel-dependent hydrogenase large subunit: MKKVVKIEGIPLTEGHSGLFLKVEEGVIEEGLYYALVPVRGFETLLIGKDAKSAPIITSRICGLCQITHSIASSRAIEEACGIEVPPEAEELREVLGLAVRVYNNLLHQIIISEDLFPEKILQLDFIRKVQRVRRFIGEVLESIGGEIIHSPNVVVGGISEPLEEIVRERILSQIDEVFKELQSLYREFEEAINQMWKREGLPEDLGKHDLDFLATDKFYSGKIEIDDFSFLTPQEILPEELKTRASNLFPLYKGKPVETGPRARKVLFDGYKPKGGVKELHILRAKENLEALKRIKEILEEKRFNGELWNRESPTGDGETLGIGVHEAPRGTNVHAVKIDKRGRILYYKIVVPTEINLFAVSRALKGERASWAEFIVRAYDPCIVCASH; the protein is encoded by the coding sequence TTGAAAAAGGTAGTTAAAATTGAAGGAATACCTCTAACCGAAGGACACTCTGGGCTCTTCTTAAAAGTTGAAGAAGGAGTTATTGAAGAAGGGCTTTACTACGCCCTCGTTCCGGTGAGGGGGTTTGAAACCCTCCTCATTGGAAAAGATGCAAAATCGGCTCCAATAATAACGAGCAGGATATGTGGACTGTGTCAAATTACCCACTCAATAGCCTCTTCAAGGGCAATAGAGGAAGCCTGTGGAATAGAAGTTCCCCCCGAGGCAGAAGAGCTGAGGGAAGTCTTAGGTTTGGCAGTTAGGGTGTACAACAACCTTCTCCACCAGATAATCATATCTGAGGATCTATTTCCGGAGAAAATACTGCAGCTTGACTTTATACGTAAAGTCCAAAGGGTTAGAAGGTTTATAGGGGAAGTACTTGAGAGTATAGGTGGAGAGATTATCCACTCTCCAAACGTGGTTGTTGGAGGAATATCTGAACCGCTAGAGGAAATCGTAAGGGAAAGAATACTTTCACAGATTGATGAGGTTTTTAAGGAGCTCCAATCCCTGTATAGGGAATTTGAAGAAGCGATAAACCAAATGTGGAAAAGAGAAGGTCTTCCGGAAGACTTAGGGAAACACGACCTTGACTTCCTTGCAACTGATAAGTTTTACTCCGGCAAGATTGAAATTGACGACTTTTCTTTTCTAACGCCTCAGGAAATTTTGCCAGAAGAACTAAAGACGAGAGCTTCCAACCTCTTTCCCCTTTACAAGGGAAAGCCGGTAGAGACTGGACCGAGGGCAAGAAAGGTTCTTTTTGACGGGTATAAACCGAAAGGGGGAGTTAAGGAGCTTCACATTCTAAGGGCAAAAGAGAACCTAGAAGCCCTTAAGAGGATAAAAGAAATACTGGAAGAGAAGAGGTTTAATGGGGAGCTCTGGAACAGAGAATCACCTACGGGAGACGGGGAAACTCTAGGAATAGGCGTCCATGAAGCCCCAAGGGGAACTAACGTTCATGCAGTTAAAATTGATAAACGAGGAAGAATATTATATTATAAAATTGTAGTACCTACTGAGATAAACCTATTTGCAGTTAGCAGGGCTTTAAAGGGAGAAAGGGCAAGCTGGGCCGAGTTCATAGTTAGGGCTTACGACCCGTGCATCGTCTGTGCCTCTCACTGA